The following DNA comes from Xiphophorus hellerii strain 12219 chromosome 5, Xiphophorus_hellerii-4.1, whole genome shotgun sequence.
TGGCGGCCTGCAGCACCCACTTCAGAGCACTGTTCACGGTTGCGGAGGGAGACGCCAGCATGAACATGATCCAGCTGGACAGCGAGGTTTGAACTTAATCTGTGACAGCGTCGCAGATTATTATTGCGTCATAATGAAACCGCGTTTGGTTGCAGGTGGTGACAGCAGAAGCTTTCGCTGCTCTGGTGGACATGATGTACACGTCAACACTGATGCTGGGGGAGAGCAATGTCATGGATATTCTTCTTGCTGCTTCGCACTTGCACCTGAACAATGTGGTGAAGGCCTGCAAACACTACCTGACCACACGGACGCTGCCCCTGTCCCCCTCGTCAGACAGGCCCTCCCATCACCACCCTcaacaggagcagcagagacacaggctgcagcagcaggtggggGACTTGGGGGCTAACGCTAACCTCACAGCTTCAGCTGCGAATTCCAAGCTGCAGCGCTCCTTCTTGCTGCAGCAGCTTGGACTCAGCCTGGTGAGCTCTGCTCTGGGAGGCATGGAGGAGGATGGCGTGGGCAGCAGAGTGGTTGATCAGAGAGCCTCCTTCCCCACACGGCGCTTCCACAAACGCAAGCCTCCTCTAGGGATGGGGCTTTCAGAGGAAAGACCCAGACAGAGACAGCGGCCCTCGGCCCCCAACCGGGGTCTGTTGGTAGAGAGTGGGGTTAACGCGGAGAGAGAGGACGGAGTGCTTCTGTCACCTGACTCCCACAAGATGGGGGATGAATCCAAGTTAGACGGTGCGATCACAGGGATAGTGTCAACGCCTCAGGATGACCCCCAGATGCCGAGTCAGTCAGACAGCGGGCACTGTGAGGACGAGAGGATGCAGGGAAGGGTGGGTAAGGAGGAGGACATCAGTGACCATGACCATCAGGATGATGAAAGAGTTGGGATGAAGATCAAATCAGGAACAGGGGATGAAGAGgctgaagaggaggagcagaaggTAAAGAGATGATATCAAGCAATAATAAGTCATGGTGTGTTCTGTGTGACTattcttgtttcattttgcttAGATACACTAGTCATCAGCATGAATTCCATTTAATTTAGGCTATGGACATAACTTGGTGTTCTGACAGGACATTAatctaaacacataaaaatagcTCTTATTGGTTAAAGCAGAGTAATGTTAACTTGCTAGAAACTTCATCTCTGCTCAAAATCTGTAAACTGTGCTTTTAAGCACTGCCCTCCATGGGGGGATGTATATGATTAAGGTTGTATGTATATTGTACATTTTGAAGTTGTAAGTCATACAgtcatgttacattttttttcattattcagGTGGTTGTCAAGCGTGAGCCACTAAGTTCGCCTGAGCCAGCAGATGAAAACAGCGACGTGACATCGCAGGCAGAAGGCAGCGACCCGGCTGAGCCCGGATGccgggaggaagaggaaaaggtGGAGCTGAGCCCAGAGAGCAGCGACCGCAGCTTTACCTCTGACCCCCAGCCCAGCTCCGAGCCTCTCCTGCAGTCCAGCTCGCAGCTGCTGCTCAAGAGCAGCATGGCTGGAGGAGCCGGCGTCTCTGCAGGTTACGGCTGCAGCACCGCTCTGAAAAGCAAACCCGGTTTTAGCATTCCCAGCTTCCTTGGACCGAAGGATTTCAGGAGTGGCAGGTCGGGGTTGGTGGCTGGAGAAGATAGCCTTCCCAACACGACGACTGGAGGTGCACATCATTTCCTTCTGAGACAGGAAACTGCCACACCTTCGggctctgcctcctcctctgctctgcaGTCTGGAACACTCAGCGCTGAGAGCAGAAACAGTTTTGGAGATAACCTGCAGCCAGACTCTCTGTTCCTCCGACCACTGCATGACAGTTTAGGAAACAGTAGAGCCAGCGGAGGGGGAGCCGGCGGGAGTCGGGGAGGTGTAGATCCCTTTGCCTTGGACTTCCAGCGGTCCAGTCTGGGCTTTCATTCACTGGGCCGCCCCTCAACCGGAGCAGGAGGAGCAACGGCAAACAGTCTGGGTTATCCAAGTTACAGGCGCATCGCTCCAAAAATGACTCCAGGGATGGGCGGAGAAGAAGCTGTAGCAGGGATTCTTCAGGatgcctcttcctcctcctccagcctgGCTGGTCCTCTGCTTCTTAATGAAAGCGGCGGGTATGAGATGAACAGCGGACGGCCCACCTCCCTCCCACCACACCTCACACGGGCGTCGGCCGACGTCCTGTCGAAATGCAAGAAGGCGCTGTCAGAGCACAACGTCCTGGTGGTGGAAGGGGCTCGGAAATATGCTTGCAAGATCTGCTGCAAAACTTTTCTCACCCTGACTGACTGCAAGAAACACATCCGAGtccacacaggagagaagccCTACGCGTGTCTGAAGTGTGGGAAACGTTTCAGCCAATCCTCGCACCTGTACAAGCATTCCAAGACCACATGTCTGCGCTGGCAGAACAGTAACATGTCCAGCGCACTGCTGTAGAACGACTTCAGGGGGGAAAAACAAGGCGTTGCAATCAGCGACGGGCTCAGTTTTAACTCTTATAGTCtcacttat
Coding sequences within:
- the zbtb5 gene encoding zinc finger and BTB domain-containing protein 5, giving the protein MDFPGHFEQIFQQLNYQRIHGQLCDCVIVVGSRHFKAHRSVLAACSTHFRALFTVAEGDASMNMIQLDSEVVTAEAFAALVDMMYTSTLMLGESNVMDILLAASHLHLNNVVKACKHYLTTRTLPLSPSSDRPSHHHPQQEQQRHRLQQQVGDLGANANLTASAANSKLQRSFLLQQLGLSLVSSALGGMEEDGVGSRVVDQRASFPTRRFHKRKPPLGMGLSEERPRQRQRPSAPNRGLLVESGVNAEREDGVLLSPDSHKMGDESKLDGAITGIVSTPQDDPQMPSQSDSGHCEDERMQGRVGKEEDISDHDHQDDERVGMKIKSGTGDEEAEEEEQKVVVKREPLSSPEPADENSDVTSQAEGSDPAEPGCREEEEKVELSPESSDRSFTSDPQPSSEPLLQSSSQLLLKSSMAGGAGVSAGYGCSTALKSKPGFSIPSFLGPKDFRSGRSGLVAGEDSLPNTTTGGAHHFLLRQETATPSGSASSSALQSGTLSAESRNSFGDNLQPDSLFLRPLHDSLGNSRASGGGAGGSRGGVDPFALDFQRSSLGFHSLGRPSTGAGGATANSLGYPSYRRIAPKMTPGMGGEEAVAGILQDASSSSSSLAGPLLLNESGGYEMNSGRPTSLPPHLTRASADVLSKCKKALSEHNVLVVEGARKYACKICCKTFLTLTDCKKHIRVHTGEKPYACLKCGKRFSQSSHLYKHSKTTCLRWQNSNMSSALL